In the Pristiophorus japonicus isolate sPriJap1 chromosome 5, sPriJap1.hap1, whole genome shotgun sequence genome, one interval contains:
- the LOC139264107 gene encoding interleukin-6-like, translating into MEPGEGSLQLHIRGEALEEDGVVNHVKGCRQIKKDEEGYFTTVIIPYDVIYLCQPVLLLSLWVTAALMSQVAASPLPESSGESEDFLGTTATPIDAGDLNLEPLALFIQNIATEQRKRQLCNYFSMCDADTNSLKMYKMELPQIRKKDKCFQRNFQKKKCLSKIVKGFQEYKRYLLFVSQWIKDEKPQVDAMLSSTKILVDLLPLESKIRERIVQQDKSNEEAYQSSEKDWDKQVTIHVILGNFALFMENEECQILHCKPPPQAVI; encoded by the exons atggaaccaggtgagggcagtctCCAGCTACACatcagaggagaggcattggaagaaGATGGagtagtcaaccatgtcaaaggctgcagacagatcaagaaggacgaggagggatatttTACCACGGTCATAATCCCAtatgatgtcattt ATCTCTGCCAGCCTGTCCTGCTGTTATCACTGTGGGTAACAGCCGCCCTGATGTCTCAAGTTGCCGCCTCCCCGCTCCCTGAATCTTCGGGAGAGTCTGAGGACTTTCTCGGAACGACTGCAACACCCATCGATGCTGGGGATTTGAACCTTGAACCCTTGGCTCTGTTTATCCAGAATATTGCCACTGAACAGCGCAAACGACAG TTGTGTAACTATTTTTCCATGTGTGATGCGGACACCAATTCACTGAAGATGTACAAGATGGAGCTGCCACAGATTCGAAAGAAGGATAAATGTTTCCAGAGGAATTTCCAGAAG AAAAAATGTTTGTCCAAGATTGTCAAGGGATTTCAGGAATACAAAAGATACCTGTTATTTGTGAGTCAATGGATTAAGGATGAAAAACCGCAAGTCGATGCAATGCTGAGCAGCACGAAGATTTTGGTTGACTTACTCCCACTGGAG agcaAGATTCGTGAACGTATTGTTCAACAGGATAAAAGTAACGAAGAGGCTTACCAGTCTTCTGAAAAAGACTGGGATAAGCAAGTGACAATTCATGTGATTCTTGGAAACTTTGCTCTCTTCATGGAGA